In Clostridium sp. DL-VIII, the following proteins share a genomic window:
- a CDS encoding GyrI-like domain-containing protein, with translation MPKAAHNLLRRIYSEWMPSMGYEHDCAPDMDVLPIGDTSANDYRCEIWIPIKRTK, from the coding sequence ATGCCTAAGGCAGCACATAATCTTCTTAGAAGAATATATTCAGAGTGGATGCCTTCAATGGGATATGAGCATGATTGTGCACCAGACATGGATGTTTTACCTATAGGTGATACTTCTGCTAATGATTATAGGTGTGAAATCTGGATACCTATTAAGAGAACTAAGTAA
- a CDS encoding TetR/AcrR family transcriptional regulator → MAYEKADRRVRYTKRVIKNSLLELMKERPISKVTVTDICKKADINRNTFYSHYANQFELLSNIEGELYEEIRQVAERTLNLETYEKLSYEICKYIKANSNICGVLFSENGDKELLERILYISHELNIEKWKKEEKYIDQKLFDNWYTFTAYGTIAVIEKWVNSGMKESPSKIADFINKATEAVSKDFY, encoded by the coding sequence ATGGCATACGAAAAAGCAGACCGCCGGGTGAGATATACAAAGAGGGTTATAAAAAACAGTTTACTGGAACTTATGAAAGAGCGTCCTATCAGCAAAGTTACAGTGACAGATATATGCAAAAAAGCGGATATCAATCGCAATACTTTTTATTCACATTATGCGAATCAGTTTGAACTTCTTTCAAATATTGAAGGTGAGTTATATGAAGAAATCAGACAGGTTGCGGAACGTACTTTGAACCTTGAAACTTATGAAAAACTATCATATGAAATTTGCAAGTATATAAAAGCAAATAGCAATATATGTGGAGTATTATTTTCAGAGAACGGGGATAAAGAATTATTAGAACGTATTCTTTATATCAGCCACGAATTAAATATTGAGAAATGGAAGAAGGAAGAAAAATATATTGATCAAAAACTATTTGATAATTGGTACACATTTACCGCATATGGCACTATAGCCGTAATAGAGAAGTGGGTAAATAGTGGTATGAAGGAAAGTCCAAGTAAAATTGCTGATTTTATTAATAAAGCGACAGAAGCAGTATCGAAAGATTTTTATTGA
- a CDS encoding helix-turn-helix domain-containing protein, with translation MDDSNKECNSKNGMGCPVKNTLDIIGGKWKPYIIRILMINEVVRYNELKRQVDGITDMMLSQSLKELEQDNIIKRTQYNVIPPRVEYSLTERGKELSSVMSELSKWGRTQE, from the coding sequence ATGGATGATTCAAACAAAGAATGTAATTCAAAAAATGGAATGGGGTGTCCTGTAAAAAATACCTTAGATATTATAGGTGGTAAATGGAAACCTTATATAATTAGAATATTAATGATAAATGAAGTTGTTAGGTATAATGAGTTAAAGCGTCAAGTTGATGGAATTACGGATATGATGCTTTCGCAATCATTAAAGGAATTAGAGCAAGATAATATAATAAAGCGTACACAATACAATGTAATTCCCCCAAGAGTTGAATATTCATTAACTGAGAGAGGAAAGGAACTTTCGTCAGTGATGTCTGAATTATCTAAATGGGGAAGAACTCAAGAGTAA
- a CDS encoding class I SAM-dependent methyltransferase, whose product MKIAVTTTRDADESLNYKAKDVSKDLNISYIKRGTFSIKETILKDGFDYLLVVERDKIVIKGEDSALFWHPNMSELKVKSIRQGNKEAIIKATKLEEGNSILDCTLGLAGDSLVFSAVVGEKGYVVGTEINKYIAYLSKCGLENYNGVNGKAIDNIKVVNESYEDYILKQRDNSFDVVYFDPMFKEPNRKSTSINSFRDFADHKGLTKNILMEALRVCAKRVVIKERQGSNEFEKLGIEKYYGGKKSGSIIYGVIEKTI is encoded by the coding sequence ATGAAGATTGCAGTTACTACTACAAGAGATGCAGATGAGAGTTTAAATTATAAAGCAAAAGATGTATCTAAAGATTTAAACATATCATATATAAAAAGAGGTACTTTTAGTATCAAGGAAACAATCTTGAAAGATGGCTTTGACTATTTATTAGTAGTTGAAAGAGATAAGATTGTTATAAAGGGAGAAGATAGTGCACTGTTTTGGCATCCTAATATGTCAGAACTTAAGGTTAAATCAATAAGACAAGGAAATAAGGAAGCTATAATAAAGGCAACAAAATTAGAAGAAGGAAATAGTATATTGGATTGTACATTAGGTCTTGCAGGTGATTCTCTTGTCTTTTCAGCAGTTGTTGGAGAAAAGGGATATGTAGTAGGGACGGAAATTAATAAGTATATAGCTTATTTAAGTAAATGTGGATTAGAAAACTATAATGGTGTTAATGGTAAAGCTATAGATAATATAAAGGTTGTTAATGAATCATATGAAGATTATATTTTAAAGCAAAGAGATAATAGTTTTGATGTAGTATATTTTGATCCTATGTTTAAAGAACCAAATAGAAAGTCAACATCAATAAACTCCTTTAGAGATTTTGCAGATCACAAAGGGTTAACAAAAAATATTTTAATGGAAGCACTTAGAGTATGTGCAAAAAGAGTTGTTATTAAAGAAAGACAAGGCTCTAATGAGTTTGAAAAGCTAGGAATAGAAAAATATTATGGCGGCAAAAAAAGCGGTTCAATTATTTATGGAGTAATTGAAAAAACTATATAA
- a CDS encoding carotenoid biosynthesis protein, producing the protein MGNITIVPVWIIQDILVLIIATLMVFYILKNEERPNVVLMQFICFVFFYASAFENVSATMGVMGKEGFYSYGHSILMIFNIPITVPIIEFLIVYSTLRVLKMVNIPSWSKPFIVGLMAMIFDFSMDPVAIKQIFHTAEGVIGRWSFIPLPGEPLIYGEPVMNFTGWIYIGGYWTVFILLGEWWHKKKNYSNLIGYIYPFLAAILSLACLVSPLSNFFNYMGPFFSRASNMQWVMLISLSVISAGVLVLAFVKFWDRKVISSMDYKKDFPIMFTFLGFPLVNTIFCIIGGYMQVLWLVVLAQVLLLLCWIGIHILSKKVILKK; encoded by the coding sequence ATGGGAAATATAACTATAGTACCTGTATGGATTATTCAAGATATTTTAGTTCTAATCATCGCCACATTAATGGTCTTCTATATACTTAAAAACGAAGAACGTCCAAATGTTGTATTAATGCAATTCATATGTTTTGTCTTTTTCTACGCCTCAGCCTTTGAAAATGTTTCGGCAACTATGGGAGTTATGGGGAAAGAGGGGTTTTACTCATATGGGCACAGTATCCTAATGATATTCAATATACCAATAACTGTTCCAATTATCGAGTTTCTTATAGTTTACTCAACGTTGCGTGTTTTAAAGATGGTCAATATACCGTCATGGAGTAAACCATTTATTGTTGGACTCATGGCTATGATTTTTGACTTTTCCATGGATCCAGTGGCTATTAAACAGATTTTTCATACAGCGGAAGGAGTTATCGGAAGGTGGAGCTTTATTCCTCTTCCTGGTGAACCTTTAATATATGGTGAACCTGTCATGAATTTTACAGGATGGATTTACATAGGTGGGTACTGGACTGTATTCATATTACTAGGTGAATGGTGGCATAAAAAGAAAAACTATAGTAATCTAATTGGATACATATATCCGTTTTTGGCTGCAATTCTTTCTCTAGCCTGTTTAGTTTCACCTTTATCCAACTTTTTTAATTATATGGGACCATTTTTCTCCAGAGCTTCTAATATGCAATGGGTAATGTTGATATCTCTTTCTGTAATTTCAGCGGGAGTTTTAGTGTTAGCCTTCGTCAAGTTCTGGGATCGTAAGGTCATTAGTTCTATGGATTACAAAAAAGATTTTCCTATCATGTTTACATTCCTGGGTTTTCCACTGGTTAATACCATATTTTGCATTATAGGTGGATACATGCAGGTACTATGGCTTGTTGTTCTGGCACAGGTGTTATTATTGCTATGCTGGATTGGAATTCATATTTTGAGTAAAAAAGTTATTCTCAAGAAATGA
- a CDS encoding YwbE family protein, giving the protein MNGTKRSNIKIGATVLVVQKQDQRTGKLTEGIVGKILTNSPEHHRGIKVMLESGIVGRVKEIK; this is encoded by the coding sequence ATGAACGGAACAAAGAGAAGTAATATTAAAATAGGAGCAACTGTTTTAGTTGTTCAAAAGCAGGATCAACGTACAGGAAAATTGACAGAAGGAATAGTGGGAAAGATACTTACTAATTCACCAGAGCATCATCGTGGCATAAAAGTGATGCTTGAAAGCGGCATTGTGGGCAGGGTGAAAGAGATAAAGTAA
- a CDS encoding IS4 family transposase: MALISKKATDVNYEISKVLFEIIISKCNRQMRRILNLPKQLIAVDSTTVTVGENRLKWAKFNGKKSGIKLHVSLNINDFTPKKVIETIAKKHDGPIGEGLIDVHSILVEDRAYENHERFDMFKEIKQSFVIRIKNNTILSKTKKLRSLGVVENSSVIRDVTCYLGKETKKTQNRFRVVEFTDYYGKSVKVCTDLMDITPEKIAEIYKERWKIETFFKFIKQNLNIKRIFGTTKNAVYNQLFISLIAYVLLQFTYVETTKNLKYVKLSFIQFIRKLNEKNLNVEVYISTNIMMTLCQ; encoded by the coding sequence TTGGCTCTAATTTCTAAAAAAGCAACTGATGTAAATTATGAAATTTCTAAAGTTTTATTTGAAATTATTATATCTAAGTGCAATCGCCAAATGCGAAGGATTCTAAATTTACCAAAACAATTGATAGCAGTTGACTCAACTACTGTGACCGTAGGTGAAAACCGTCTTAAATGGGCAAAATTTAATGGCAAGAAATCTGGGATAAAACTTCATGTATCTTTAAATATTAATGACTTTACACCAAAAAAAGTTATTGAAACTATTGCTAAAAAGCATGATGGACCGATAGGTGAAGGTTTAATAGATGTACATTCTATTTTAGTTGAAGATAGGGCTTATGAAAATCATGAGAGATTTGATATGTTTAAAGAAATAAAACAATCTTTTGTTATAAGAATAAAAAATAATACAATACTTTCAAAAACAAAGAAATTGAGAAGTTTAGGAGTAGTAGAAAATTCTTCTGTAATTCGAGATGTTACATGTTATTTAGGAAAAGAGACTAAAAAAACTCAAAATAGATTTAGAGTAGTTGAATTTACTGATTATTATGGTAAATCAGTAAAAGTGTGCACTGACCTAATGGATATTACTCCAGAAAAAATAGCAGAAATATATAAGGAACGTTGGAAAATTGAAACCTTCTTTAAATTTATCAAACAAAACTTGAATATAAAAAGAATATTTGGAACAACTAAAAATGCGGTCTATAATCAACTCTTCATATCATTGATAGCTTATGTTTTGCTTCAATTTACTTATGTTGAAACGACTAAAAATTTAAAATATGTTAAACTATCATTCATTCAATTTATAAGAAAATTGAATGAAAAAAATCTTAATGTCGAAGTCTATATATCTACTAACATCATGATGACCTTGTGTCAATAA
- a CDS encoding NADPH-dependent FMN reductase, whose product MKYLAIVGTNSDVSTNRMLLQFMQKHFSSEAEIELYEIKDLPAFNEPEDSDVPEKVAELSDKILKANGVIIATPEYDHAIPAVLKSALEWISYTSQALTDKPVLIVGASLGTLGSSRAQAHLRQILDSPELAARIMPSSEFLLGKSQGAFDSEGNLIYSDKLSELDEIFREFLLFTDITSKLLAEKVLHKKVKKFTWQE is encoded by the coding sequence ATGAAGTATTTAGCAATTGTAGGCACTAACTCAGACGTGTCAACTAATCGTATGCTGCTTCAATTTATGCAAAAGCATTTTTCGAGTGAGGCAGAGATAGAACTATATGAAATTAAGGATTTACCTGCCTTTAATGAACCAGAGGATTCTGATGTTCCTGAAAAGGTAGCAGAATTATCAGATAAAATTTTAAAAGCAAATGGAGTAATAATAGCAACTCCAGAGTATGATCATGCCATACCTGCGGTTTTAAAGAGTGCTCTTGAATGGATTAGTTACACTAGTCAGGCACTTACTGACAAGCCTGTTTTAATAGTGGGGGCTTCTCTTGGTACACTTGGTTCTTCTCGTGCACAGGCACATCTTAGACAAATACTTGATTCACCTGAGCTTGCTGCTAGAATCATGCCAAGCAGTGAATTCCTTTTAGGAAAATCACAAGGGGCATTTGATAGCGAAGGAAATCTTATCTATTCAGATAAGCTATCAGAACTTGATGAAATTTTTAGAGAGTTTCTTTTATTTACAGATATTACATCAAAACTTTTAGCAGAAAAAGTTTTACATAAAAAAGTTAAAAAATTCACATGGCAAGAGTAG
- a CDS encoding FAD:protein FMN transferase, whose protein sequence is MNEYTKIIYLMGTKISLYIKGESAEKLAEKACDMLINYEEVFSANSDNSQLAMLKKTATLAPQEVDDELYELIKIGKKHSLCENTYLNIAIGPLIKLWRIGFKEAHVPEKETIAKVLELLNPENIQLNDEKKTVYFLKKGIEIDLGAIAKGYFADKVMELFKENGAVSAMVDMGGNVLVFGDSPSNGGNWNVGIQNPFLPRGNAVALVKIKDQSVVTSGIYERVFEKEGRKYHHIFDSKTGYPIESNIASLTIIADKSLDCDIYTTKLFGLDAASIIHKVNKIKGMGAVVITVDGKLAYTNNLIGKISPLTM, encoded by the coding sequence ATGAATGAGTATACGAAGATAATATATCTTATGGGAACAAAAATCTCACTATATATAAAGGGAGAATCTGCTGAAAAGCTTGCAGAAAAAGCTTGTGATATGCTGATTAATTATGAAGAAGTCTTTAGTGCTAACAGTGATAACTCACAGCTTGCCATGCTAAAAAAAACAGCTACACTAGCTCCGCAAGAAGTGGATGATGAGCTATATGAGCTGATAAAAATAGGGAAAAAACATAGTCTGTGTGAGAATACATATTTAAATATTGCAATAGGGCCATTAATAAAATTATGGAGAATAGGTTTTAAGGAGGCACATGTACCAGAGAAAGAAACTATAGCAAAGGTACTGGAACTTTTAAATCCTGAAAATATACAACTAAATGATGAAAAAAAGACCGTGTATTTCTTAAAAAAAGGCATTGAAATAGACCTTGGAGCCATAGCTAAGGGCTATTTTGCTGATAAAGTTATGGAATTATTTAAGGAAAATGGAGCTGTTTCAGCTATGGTAGATATGGGAGGTAATGTTCTCGTTTTTGGAGACTCACCATCAAACGGTGGTAACTGGAATGTTGGAATACAAAATCCGTTTCTACCAAGAGGAAATGCTGTGGCACTTGTCAAAATAAAAGATCAATCAGTTGTAACTTCCGGAATATATGAAAGAGTATTTGAAAAGGAAGGACGTAAATACCACCATATATTTGACAGCAAAACAGGCTACCCAATAGAAAGTAATATAGCTTCTTTAACTATTATTGCTGATAAATCTCTAGACTGCGATATATATACTACAAAATTGTTTGGATTAGATGCTGCTTCAATTATTCATAAAGTTAATAAAATTAAGGGCATGGGTGCTGTTGTAATAACTGTGGACGGAAAACTAGCCTATACAAATAATCTTATAGGAAAAATATCTCCATTAACAATGTAA
- a CDS encoding TetR/AcrR family transcriptional regulator, producing the protein MKFGHLSTILNADGLIATPAFCIALKYAFKVIVILCAVFLILTVSSSIILFLKYKLPNSATEITEKTRQAFIDVFCELYSQKPIEKISVQDIANKAGYNRSTFYQHFPDIYELLDSVESDLLTYMKEELTNMKKSTASIQNALNCIENSKHISVLKALLGDYGSVHFLERLKREIPFDGLDLNFQEYDFLKPYLIEFYISTSLSLFRLWIKQEKDLSSEEFFKLVDTLYKNGITPYSKK; encoded by the coding sequence ATGAAATTTGGACATTTAAGCACAATTTTAAATGCAGATGGGTTAATAGCAACTCCAGCCTTTTGTATTGCCCTTAAATATGCTTTTAAAGTGATTGTTATTTTGTGTGCCGTTTTTCTGATTCTAACTGTTTCTTCATCAATTATCTTATTTTTAAAATATAAACTACCCAACAGTGCAACTGAAATTACAGAAAAAACAAGGCAAGCGTTTATAGATGTTTTTTGTGAGTTATATAGTCAAAAGCCCATTGAAAAAATATCTGTTCAAGATATTGCCAACAAAGCGGGATATAACCGTAGCACATTTTATCAACACTTTCCTGATATTTACGAATTATTAGACTCTGTTGAAAGCGATTTATTGACCTACATGAAAGAGGAATTGACAAATATGAAAAAATCTACGGCTTCTATCCAAAATGCACTTAATTGTATAGAAAATAGCAAGCATATCTCAGTTCTCAAGGCTCTCTTGGGTGACTATGGGAGTGTTCATTTTTTAGAGCGCTTGAAAAGAGAAATCCCCTTTGATGGATTGGACTTGAACTTTCAAGAATATGATTTCTTAAAGCCATACTTGATTGAATTTTACATATCAACATCCCTTTCCTTATTTCGCCTTTGGATCAAGCAAGAAAAGGATTTATCCTCAGAAGAATTTTTCAAGTTAGTAGATACCCTATATAAAAATGGGATAACGCCTTATTCTAAAAAATAA
- a CDS encoding nitroreductase family protein, with the protein MNTLDSIIKRKSVRSFNNEQISKEQLEKLIQAANAAPISGGGHADSARHIAVVQKVEVLKDLSDVVAKLVPIPNPNPLYGTKTLIVFSAPSNQFKAEQLDVALSAQNVSIAATGMGLNSVIMAGPVYAFNASEELKSKLNIPEGYTPYISIAVGNTDDTSVKTREFDDTNVSYIL; encoded by the coding sequence ATGAATACATTAGATTCAATTATCAAAAGAAAAAGCGTTCGTAGTTTTAATAATGAGCAAATATCAAAGGAACAATTAGAAAAACTTATCCAGGCTGCAAATGCAGCACCTATAAGTGGTGGTGGACATGCAGATTCAGCTAGACACATAGCAGTTGTTCAAAAGGTTGAAGTTTTAAAAGATTTATCAGATGTAGTTGCAAAACTTGTACCTATACCTAATCCAAATCCTTTATATGGTACTAAAACTTTAATTGTTTTTTCTGCTCCAAGCAATCAATTTAAAGCTGAACAATTAGATGTAGCTTTATCCGCACAAAATGTATCAATAGCAGCAACAGGTATGGGATTAAATTCTGTAATCATGGCAGGTCCTGTATATGCATTTAATGCTAGTGAAGAGTTAAAAAGTAAGTTAAATATTCCTGAAGGTTATACACCTTATATTTCAATAGCAGTTGGAAATACTGACGACACATCTGTTAAAACTAGAGAATTTGATGATACAAATGTTAGTTATATATTATAA
- a CDS encoding LysR family transcriptional regulator gives MSKYYSQDILYYIDAILKYSNYSKAAKSLYISQPHLTQSIKRIESQLNCELISRNKLPYRLTEQGKIYYQYLTSIENNYARLIREISAVSDIDSKVIKIGVLPSLGTYLLPLFLPKFLDIHPNCRIELSEALPEKNEKLILNGELDFWLGQNSRNISPSLNSITWGRHGYRAIIPRCCDLYRKDIAIIPEGTIDITKILSQKLILTSKGSAIRKQIDQLLSIYKVEPKIIMESTEINTARNLAASNLGLTFIPESVYVKECPSEYNIYQIPIDELNLDYFISYHSEKKLTDIDKDLIDAFLIHGQNNYTIGEQNE, from the coding sequence ATGTCAAAATACTATTCTCAGGATATTTTGTATTATATTGATGCCATTTTAAAGTACAGTAATTATAGCAAGGCTGCCAAATCACTTTATATTTCTCAACCTCACTTGACACAGAGTATTAAAAGGATAGAAAGTCAGTTAAACTGTGAGCTTATAAGTCGTAACAAGCTGCCATATAGATTAACCGAGCAGGGGAAGATATATTATCAGTATTTAACTTCAATAGAAAATAATTATGCGAGGCTCATTAGGGAAATATCAGCTGTGTCTGATATAGATAGCAAGGTTATAAAGATAGGAGTGCTTCCTAGCCTTGGAACCTACCTTTTACCTCTTTTTTTACCAAAGTTTTTGGATATACATCCAAACTGTAGAATAGAGCTTTCAGAGGCTTTACCAGAAAAAAACGAGAAACTCATTCTGAATGGTGAATTGGATTTTTGGCTTGGACAAAATTCAAGAAATATTTCTCCGAGCTTAAACTCGATTACTTGGGGCAGACACGGATACCGTGCTATTATTCCTCGCTGCTGTGATTTATATCGGAAAGACATCGCCATTATTCCAGAAGGAACTATCGACATAACCAAGATATTATCTCAAAAGCTGATACTAACTTCCAAAGGATCTGCTATAAGAAAGCAGATAGATCAGTTATTAAGCATTTATAAGGTGGAACCAAAAATCATAATGGAAAGCACCGAAATCAATACTGCACGTAACCTTGCAGCGAGTAATTTAGGACTGACCTTTATACCAGAAAGCGTCTATGTAAAGGAGTGTCCATCTGAATACAATATATATCAAATTCCAATTGATGAGCTGAATTTAGATTATTTTATATCATATCACAGTGAAAAAAAACTAACTGATATTGATAAAGACCTTATAGATGCATTTCTAATTCATGGACAAAATAATTACACTATAGGAGAACAAAATGAATGA